In one Aromatoleum aromaticum EbN1 genomic region, the following are encoded:
- a CDS encoding cold shock domain-containing protein, whose product MRIEGTLGKWNDDRGFGFIVPKDGGPEVFVHVSAFPRDGRRPQIGEPLSFEIELDKDRKKRAVGVSRPGRPKLAPVRRHALDRKRAKRSPIASIAKLLVFGALLAYGYAEIYPRFTKSQAAVDIPQESVQRVVESAESKFRCDGRTHCSQMTSCSEATSFLKNCPGVMMDGNNDGMPCEQQWCTGMFTR is encoded by the coding sequence ATGCGAATCGAAGGCACTCTTGGCAAATGGAACGACGATCGAGGTTTCGGTTTCATTGTGCCGAAGGACGGAGGACCGGAAGTCTTCGTACATGTTTCCGCATTTCCTCGCGACGGTCGTCGTCCGCAAATCGGGGAGCCGTTGTCGTTCGAGATCGAACTCGACAAGGACCGCAAGAAACGCGCCGTCGGCGTTTCCCGCCCTGGCCGACCCAAGCTAGCACCCGTGCGCCGTCACGCGCTAGATCGAAAACGGGCAAAGCGGAGTCCGATCGCATCCATCGCAAAACTGCTTGTATTCGGGGCGCTCCTAGCCTATGGCTATGCCGAAATCTACCCACGCTTCACCAAGTCTCAAGCGGCCGTCGACATTCCACAGGAAAGCGTACAGCGTGTCGTCGAAAGTGCTGAATCAAAATTCCGCTGCGACGGCAGAACCCATTGCTCGCAAATGACCTCCTGCTCAGAGGCGACGTCCTTCCTGAAAAACTGTCCGGGCGTGATGATGGATGGCAACAACGACGGAATGCCATGCGAGCAGCAATGGTGTACCGGTATGTTTACAAGGTGA
- a CDS encoding OsmC domain/YcaO domain-containing protein: MEIKVNFLDKLRLEAKFDDFTVIADQPVRYKGDGSAPGPFDYFLASSALCAAYFVKLYCDTRNIPTENIRLSQNNIVDPENRYQQIFKIQVELPADISDKDRQGILRSIDRCTVKKVVQTGPEFVIEEVENLDADAQALLMLNPASEASTYIAGKDLPLEQTIANMSGVLAGLGMKIEIASWRNLVPNVWSLHIRDAHSPMCFTNGKGATKESALASALGEFIERANCNHFYNDQFWGEDIANAAFVHYPHERWFKPGRKDALPTGILDEYCLEIYNADGELRGSHLYDTNSGNIQRGICALPYVRQSDGEVVYFPTNLIDNLFLSNGMSAGNTLAEAQVQCLSEIFERAVKREILEGEIALPDVPHEVLAKYPGIQAGIQALEDQGFPVLVKDASLGGEFPVMCVTLMNPRTGGVFASFGAHPSLEVALERSLTELLQGRSFEGLNDLPRPTFESNAVTEPNNFVEHFIDSSGVVSWRFFSAKADFDFVEWDFSGQGENSNADEAATLFGILEDMGKEAYMAVYDQLGTTACRILVPGYSEIYPVEDLIWDNTNKALAFRDDILNLHRLDDASLQALLERLEDSELDDYIDIISLIGIEFDENTAWGQLTILELKLLINLALRQFEAAHELVKTFLQYNENTVERGLFYQALNGVLEVLLDDDLELDDYVVNFRRMFGNPRMDAVMGSVDGSVRFFGLTPTSTKLEGLDRHQRLIDSYEKLHRARANVAVLSS; this comes from the coding sequence ATGGAAATCAAGGTCAACTTTCTCGACAAGCTTCGTCTTGAGGCCAAGTTCGATGACTTCACGGTAATCGCCGACCAGCCCGTCCGCTATAAGGGCGACGGCTCGGCGCCTGGTCCGTTCGATTACTTTCTGGCTTCATCGGCTTTGTGCGCGGCTTACTTTGTGAAGCTGTACTGCGACACGCGCAATATTCCTACCGAAAACATCCGCCTGTCGCAGAACAATATTGTCGATCCCGAAAACCGCTACCAGCAGATTTTCAAGATCCAGGTCGAGTTGCCGGCGGATATCTCCGACAAGGACCGGCAGGGCATTCTGCGCTCCATCGACCGGTGTACCGTGAAAAAGGTGGTGCAAACCGGGCCCGAGTTCGTGATCGAGGAGGTGGAAAATCTGGATGCCGATGCTCAGGCCTTGCTGATGTTGAATCCGGCGTCGGAAGCCAGCACCTATATCGCCGGCAAGGATCTGCCGCTGGAGCAAACCATCGCCAACATGTCCGGCGTCTTGGCGGGCCTGGGCATGAAGATCGAAATCGCTTCGTGGCGCAATCTGGTGCCCAACGTCTGGTCGCTGCATATCCGCGATGCGCATTCGCCGATGTGCTTTACCAACGGCAAGGGCGCGACCAAGGAAAGCGCGCTGGCGTCGGCGCTGGGCGAGTTTATCGAGCGGGCGAATTGCAATCACTTCTATAACGACCAGTTCTGGGGCGAAGACATTGCCAACGCGGCGTTCGTGCATTACCCGCACGAGCGCTGGTTCAAGCCGGGCCGGAAAGATGCGCTGCCGACCGGGATTCTCGACGAATACTGCCTGGAAATTTACAACGCCGATGGCGAGTTGCGCGGCTCGCATCTCTACGACACCAATTCCGGCAATATCCAGCGCGGCATCTGTGCGCTGCCCTATGTGCGCCAGTCGGACGGCGAAGTGGTGTATTTCCCGACCAACCTGATCGACAACCTGTTCCTCAGCAATGGCATGAGTGCCGGCAATACCTTGGCCGAAGCACAGGTGCAATGTCTGTCGGAAATTTTCGAACGCGCGGTCAAGCGCGAAATCCTGGAAGGTGAAATCGCGCTGCCGGATGTGCCGCACGAAGTGCTGGCGAAATATCCCGGCATTCAAGCCGGCATTCAGGCGTTGGAAGACCAGGGCTTTCCGGTGCTGGTCAAGGATGCGTCGCTGGGCGGGGAATTTCCGGTGATGTGCGTCACTTTGATGAACCCGCGTACCGGCGGTGTGTTTGCGTCGTTCGGGGCGCACCCGAGCCTGGAAGTGGCGCTGGAACGCAGTCTGACCGAGTTGCTGCAGGGGCGCAGTTTTGAAGGCCTGAACGATTTGCCCCGGCCCACTTTTGAAAGCAACGCTGTCACCGAGCCGAATAATTTTGTCGAACACTTTATCGATTCCAGCGGGGTGGTGTCATGGCGCTTTTTCAGCGCCAAAGCCGATTTCGATTTTGTCGAGTGGGACTTCTCGGGCCAAGGTGAAAACTCCAATGCCGACGAAGCCGCCACCTTGTTCGGCATTCTCGAAGACATGGGCAAGGAAGCGTACATGGCGGTCTATGACCAGCTCGGCACAACGGCCTGCCGCATCCTGGTGCCGGGGTATTCGGAAATCTATCCGGTGGAAGACTTGATCTGGGATAACACCAACAAAGCGCTGGCGTTCCGCGACGATATCCTCAACTTGCACCGCCTCGACGATGCCAGCCTGCAGGCACTGCTCGAACGTCTGGAAGACAGTGAGCTGGATGATTACATCGACATCATCAGCTTGATTGGCATCGAATTTGACGAGAATACGGCGTGGGGTCAGTTAACGATTCTCGAGTTGAAGCTGCTGATCAACCTTGCTTTGCGGCAGTTTGAAGCGGCACACGAACTGGTGAAAACCTTCCTGCAATATAACGAGAACACGGTCGAGCGCGGATTGTTCTATCAGGCCTTGAACGGGGTGCTGGAGGTGCTGCTGGACGATGACCTGGAACTGGACGATTACGTGGTCAATTTCCGCCGGATGTTCGGCAACCCGCGGATGGATGCGGTGATGGGGTCGGTGGATGGCAGCGTGCGCTTCTTCGGCTTGACGCCAACGAGCACGAAACTGGAAGGGCTCGATCGGCACCAGCGTCTGATCGATAGCTACGAAAAACTGCACAGGGCGCGGGCCAACGTGGCGGTTTTATCCAGTTAG
- a CDS encoding sugar O-acetyltransferase, whose amino-acid sequence MRTEREKMLAGELYDPFDPDLVARRDQARALCQTLNATKESEQGVRRRVLEDLFGAGGDTVWMQPPFYCDYGSNIRLGARVFFNFNCTVLDVCEVRIGDYTLFGPGVQILTPLHPLDADLRRKQEYGKPIEIGADVWVGGGALILAGVRIGSRTIIGAGSVVTRDIPEGVLAAGNPCRVIRSV is encoded by the coding sequence GTGAGGACCGAAAGGGAAAAAATGCTCGCGGGAGAGCTTTATGATCCGTTCGACCCGGACCTGGTTGCCCGGCGGGACCAGGCACGCGCCTTATGCCAAACGCTGAACGCCACGAAAGAGTCGGAGCAGGGCGTCAGACGCCGCGTCCTCGAAGACCTATTCGGCGCCGGTGGCGATACCGTCTGGATGCAACCGCCCTTCTATTGTGACTACGGTTCCAACATTCGCCTCGGCGCGCGCGTATTTTTCAACTTCAATTGCACCGTTCTCGATGTGTGCGAAGTCCGCATCGGCGACTACACGTTATTCGGCCCGGGCGTGCAAATCCTCACGCCGTTGCATCCACTCGACGCCGATCTACGCAGGAAGCAGGAATACGGAAAGCCGATCGAGATCGGGGCAGACGTGTGGGTGGGAGGTGGAGCACTGATTCTGGCCGGAGTCCGTATCGGGTCTCGAACGATCATTGGAGCGGGTAGCGTCGTGACACGTGACATTCCGGAAGGCGTACTTGCAGCCGGAAATCCATGCCGAGTGATCCGCAGTGTCTAG
- the dnaA gene encoding chromosomal replication initiator protein DnaA translates to MSQDLWSFCLSRLEHELPPQQFNTWIKTLQADEEKAGASVALRLVAPSRFVLQWVRERYLRRIGELGAEFHGAPIEIELVLPAAGAARPAARPVIGSGPVAGPAPAPTPSQAPAATAAAPAVVTRPAEPESSIVTASDLAYEKTRLNADFTFDTLVTGRANDLARAAAMQVAQNPGTSYNPLFVYGGVGLGKTHLVHAIGNAVYRHNPRAVIRYVHVEDYYADVVRAYQQKSFDAFKRYYRSLDLLLIDDIQFFNNKNRTQEEFFHAFNALTEARKQIVITCDTYPKDIQGLEDRLISRFDWGLTVQIEPPELEMRVAILQKKAEALRVDLHDDVAFLIAKNLRSNVRELEGALNKVVAFARFHGRGITLEVAKDALKDLLNAHNRQLTIEHIQKTVADYYKIKVADMHSKKRTRVIARPRQVAMWLAKDLTPMSLPAIGEAFGGRDHTTVMHACRTIAELRLGDHQLNHDVHVLTQVLRG, encoded by the coding sequence GTGAGCCAAGATCTCTGGTCCTTCTGCCTGTCGCGCCTGGAGCACGAACTGCCGCCGCAGCAGTTCAACACGTGGATCAAGACGCTGCAAGCCGATGAGGAAAAGGCCGGCGCCAGCGTCGCGTTGCGCCTGGTCGCCCCGAGCCGCTTCGTGCTGCAGTGGGTGCGGGAGCGCTACCTGCGCCGGATCGGCGAACTCGGCGCCGAATTCCACGGCGCCCCGATCGAAATCGAACTCGTGCTGCCCGCTGCCGGCGCGGCCCGCCCGGCCGCGCGCCCCGTCATCGGCAGCGGGCCCGTCGCTGGCCCGGCCCCTGCCCCAACCCCCTCCCAGGCACCTGCAGCCACAGCTGCCGCCCCGGCCGTCGTCACGCGCCCGGCCGAACCCGAATCCTCCATCGTCACCGCGTCGGACCTCGCCTACGAGAAGACGCGCCTGAATGCCGACTTCACGTTCGACACGCTGGTCACCGGGCGCGCCAACGACCTCGCGCGCGCGGCCGCAATGCAAGTCGCGCAGAACCCCGGCACGTCGTACAACCCGCTGTTCGTCTATGGCGGCGTCGGCCTCGGCAAGACCCACCTCGTGCACGCGATCGGCAATGCAGTGTACCGTCACAACCCGCGCGCGGTGATCCGCTACGTGCACGTCGAGGACTACTACGCCGACGTCGTGCGCGCGTACCAGCAGAAAAGCTTCGACGCCTTCAAGCGCTATTACCGCTCGCTCGACCTCCTGCTGATCGACGACATCCAGTTCTTCAACAACAAGAACCGCACGCAGGAAGAGTTCTTCCACGCGTTCAATGCGCTGACCGAGGCACGCAAGCAGATCGTCATCACCTGTGACACCTACCCCAAGGATATCCAGGGCCTCGAGGACCGGCTGATCTCGCGCTTCGACTGGGGCCTCACCGTGCAGATCGAGCCGCCGGAGCTCGAGATGCGCGTCGCGATCCTGCAGAAGAAAGCCGAGGCGCTGCGCGTCGATCTCCACGACGACGTCGCCTTCCTGATCGCGAAGAACCTGCGCTCGAACGTGCGCGAGCTCGAAGGCGCGCTGAACAAGGTCGTCGCCTTCGCGCGCTTCCACGGCCGCGGCATCACGCTCGAAGTCGCGAAGGACGCGCTGAAGGATCTCCTGAACGCGCACAACCGCCAGCTCACCATCGAGCACATCCAGAAGACCGTCGCCGACTACTACAAGATCAAGGTCGCCGACATGCACTCGAAAAAGCGCACGCGCGTCATCGCCCGGCCGCGTCAGGTCGCGATGTGGCTCGCGAAAGACCTCACGCCGATGTCGCTGCCGGCGATCGGCGAGGCATTCGGCGGGCGCGACCACACCACCGTGATGCACGCGTGCCGCACGATCGCCGAGCTGCGCCTTGGCGATCACCAGTTGAACCACGACGTCCACGTGCTCACCCAGGTTCTCAGGGGATGA
- the gyrB gene encoding DNA topoisomerase (ATP-hydrolyzing) subunit B produces MSESQVLPHTPEPDAYDESSIQQLEGLEAVRKRPGMYIGDTSDGTGLHHMVFEVVDNAIDEALAGHCDDIVITIHADNSISVADNGRGIPVGVKMDDKHEPKRSAAEIVMCVLHAGGKFNQNSYKVSGGLHGVGVSCVNALSKWLHLTVARDGKKHFIEFHHGVPQNRVIELVDGVEVSPMRITGETTKRGTRVHYLADEEIFGTVEYHYEILAKRLRELSFLNNGVKIRLVDQRSGKEEDFAFAGGVKGFVEYINRTKSVLHPTVFYAAGTTRIPTGHGHDAELGVEVAMQWNDSYAEQVLCYTNNIPQADGGTHLTGLRAAMTRIINKYIEEHEIAKKAKVDITGDDMREGLACVLSVKMPDPKFASQTKMKLVSSEARPAVEEVVANKLTDFLQENPLDAKTICAKIVEAARARDAARKAREMTRRKGLLDGVGLPGKLADCQEKDPALCEIYLVEGDSAGGSAKQGRDRKFQAILPLKGKILNVEKARFDKLLQSQEIATMITALGTGIGKDDYKPEKLRYHRIIIMTDADVDGAHIRTLLLTFFYRQMPELVERGHIYIAQPPLYKIKHGKNEMYIKDENALNQHLLKLALDGAVLLPREGAAPIADEALGGLARSYLLAEAVINRLAGYVDPAVLHAMLAQNLAVNLDDEAAARDSAARIQPHLPASVTIRPEYHDEAESWRLAIERMHHGNLRLAWIDEEFLITGDYRSIRTAAEAISDLIGVGAEIRRGEKSHPITRFSEAIRWLLGEVERGLTKQRYKGLGEMNPEQLWETTMDPAVRRLLKVQIDDAIAADEIFTTLMGDNVEPRRAFIEGNALYARNIDV; encoded by the coding sequence ATGTCCGAATCGCAAGTCCTACCGCACACTCCCGAACCCGACGCCTACGACGAATCCAGCATCCAGCAGCTCGAAGGGCTGGAAGCGGTGAGGAAGCGTCCCGGCATGTACATCGGCGACACTTCCGACGGCACCGGCCTGCACCACATGGTGTTCGAAGTCGTCGATAACGCCATCGACGAGGCGCTGGCCGGGCACTGCGACGACATCGTCATCACGATCCACGCCGACAACTCGATCTCGGTGGCCGACAACGGCCGCGGCATCCCGGTCGGCGTGAAGATGGACGACAAGCACGAGCCGAAGCGCTCGGCGGCCGAGATCGTCATGTGCGTGCTGCATGCAGGCGGCAAGTTCAACCAGAACAGCTACAAGGTGTCGGGCGGCCTGCACGGCGTGGGCGTGTCGTGCGTCAACGCGCTGTCGAAGTGGCTGCACCTTACCGTCGCCCGCGACGGCAAGAAACACTTCATCGAGTTCCACCACGGTGTGCCGCAGAACCGCGTCATCGAGCTCGTCGACGGCGTCGAGGTGAGCCCGATGCGCATCACCGGCGAGACCACCAAGCGCGGCACGCGCGTGCATTACCTCGCCGACGAGGAGATCTTCGGCACCGTCGAATACCACTACGAGATCCTCGCCAAGCGCCTGCGCGAGCTGTCGTTCCTCAACAACGGCGTCAAGATCCGCCTCGTCGACCAACGCAGCGGCAAGGAAGAGGACTTCGCCTTCGCCGGCGGCGTCAAAGGTTTCGTCGAATACATCAACCGCACGAAGAGCGTGCTGCATCCGACGGTGTTCTACGCTGCGGGCACGACGCGCATCCCGACCGGCCACGGCCACGACGCCGAGCTCGGTGTCGAAGTCGCGATGCAGTGGAACGACAGCTACGCCGAACAGGTGCTGTGCTACACCAACAACATTCCGCAGGCCGACGGCGGCACTCACCTCACCGGCCTGCGGGCGGCGATGACGCGCATCATCAACAAGTACATCGAAGAACACGAGATCGCGAAGAAAGCGAAAGTCGACATCACCGGCGACGACATGCGCGAAGGCCTCGCGTGCGTGCTGTCGGTGAAAATGCCCGACCCGAAGTTCGCCAGCCAGACCAAGATGAAGCTGGTCTCGTCCGAGGCCCGTCCCGCGGTCGAGGAAGTCGTCGCCAACAAGCTCACCGACTTCCTGCAGGAAAACCCGCTCGACGCAAAAACAATCTGCGCGAAGATTGTCGAAGCCGCGCGCGCCCGCGACGCCGCGCGCAAGGCGCGCGAAATGACACGCCGCAAAGGCCTGCTGGACGGCGTGGGGCTACCCGGCAAGCTCGCCGACTGCCAGGAAAAAGACCCGGCGCTGTGCGAGATCTACCTCGTCGAGGGCGACTCCGCAGGCGGCTCGGCGAAGCAGGGCCGCGACCGCAAGTTCCAGGCGATCCTGCCGTTGAAGGGCAAGATCCTCAACGTCGAGAAGGCGCGCTTCGACAAGCTGCTGCAGAGCCAGGAGATCGCGACGATGATCACCGCGCTCGGCACCGGCATCGGCAAGGACGACTACAAGCCCGAGAAGCTGCGCTACCACCGCATCATCATCATGACCGACGCGGACGTCGACGGCGCACACATCCGCACGCTGCTCCTGACCTTCTTCTACCGCCAGATGCCCGAGCTCGTCGAGCGTGGTCACATCTACATCGCGCAGCCGCCGCTATACAAGATCAAGCACGGCAAGAACGAGATGTACATCAAGGACGAGAACGCGCTGAACCAGCACCTCCTGAAGCTCGCGCTCGACGGCGCGGTGCTGCTGCCGCGCGAAGGTGCCGCACCGATCGCCGACGAAGCCCTCGGCGGCCTCGCGCGCAGCTACCTGCTCGCCGAAGCCGTCATCAACCGCCTCGCCGGCTACGTCGACCCGGCAGTGCTGCACGCGATGCTCGCGCAGAACCTCGCCGTCAACCTCGACGACGAAGCCGCCGCCCGCGACTCGGCCGCTCGCATCCAGCCGCACCTGCCCGCTAGCGTGACGATCCGTCCCGAATACCACGACGAAGCCGAGAGCTGGCGCCTCGCGATCGAGCGCATGCATCACGGCAACCTGCGCCTCGCGTGGATCGACGAGGAATTTCTCATCACCGGCGACTACCGCAGCATCCGCACCGCCGCCGAAGCGATCTCCGACCTCATCGGCGTCGGCGCCGAGATCCGCCGCGGCGAAAAAAGCCACCCGATCACGCGCTTCTCGGAAGCGATCCGCTGGCTCCTCGGTGAAGTCGAACGCGGCCTGACGAAGCAGCGCTACAAGGGCCTCGGCGAAATGAACCCCGAGCAGCTGTGGGAAACGACGATGGACCCGGCCGTGCGCCGCCTGCTCAAAGTCCAGATCGACGACGCGATCGCCGCCGACGAGATCTTCACGACGCTGATGGGCGACAACGTCGAGCCGCGAAGAGCGTTCATCGAAGGGAATGCGCTGTATGCGAGGAACATCGACGTGTGA
- the yidD gene encoding membrane protein insertion efficiency factor YidD, producing MKALVLGLLRVYRYAISPMLGRNCRFHPCCSEYAQEAVERHGAMRGGWLALKRVGRCHPFHPGGYDPVP from the coding sequence ATGAAAGCGCTGGTGCTCGGTCTGCTGCGTGTGTACCGGTACGCGATCAGCCCCATGCTGGGCCGTAATTGCCGCTTTCATCCCTGCTGCTCGGAGTACGCGCAGGAAGCTGTCGAGCGCCACGGCGCGATGCGTGGCGGCTGGCTTGCGCTCAAGCGGGTGGGCCGTTGCCACCCATTCCATCCCGGCGGGTATGATCCCGTCCCCTGA
- the rpmH gene encoding 50S ribosomal protein L34 yields the protein MKRTYQPSVVRRKRTHGFLVRMKTRGGRAVIRARRAKGRHRLAV from the coding sequence ATGAAACGCACCTATCAGCCTTCCGTCGTCCGTCGCAAGCGCACCCATGGATTCCTGGTCCGCATGAAGACCCGTGGCGGTCGCGCAGTGATCCGCGCCCGTCGTGCAAAGGGCCGTCACCGTCTCGCCGTTTGA
- a CDS encoding IS3-like element ISAzo10 family transposase (programmed frameshift): MARYGQAFKDKAVARLLPPESASVETVSRELSISTATLERWRADALSRPARERAWTAPARFEAVLVTAAMDEASKSAWCRENGVYPQELEQWRTAATQALADPEDAARTSHREQKADRRRIKDLERDLRRKEKALAEAAALLVLFKKARGDLSNGQGRGRMIGLEDRQTMVRHIETAHAAGARLRPACELAGITVRTLQRWKAEDGLQVGDRRPLAERPTPAHALTDEERARVLAVANEPRFADQPPARIVPALADEGVYIASESSFQRVLRAHGQTRHRGRARAPQRSRTPTTHVATAPGQVWCWDMTYLPTQVQGRWFYLYLIQDLYSRKIVGWEIHDADDADHAVSLLKRTALSEGVHAMIDKPVLHGDNGSTLKATTVLAMLHWLGVKPSYSRPRVSDDNAYVESLFKTAKYRPEFPARGFATLEDARLWGHDFVRWYNFEHRHSGIRYVTPAQRHALEDRAILAARHQTYLQARERHPARWSRGTRDWTPIGAVTLNPERDAVVRDHLHAEDIGRLVA; encoded by the exons GTGGCCAGATACGGACAAGCATTCAAGGACAAGGCGGTAGCACGGTTGTTGCCACCGGAGAGCGCATCGGTGGAGACGGTTTCCCGCGAACTGAGCATTTCAACGGCCACGCTGGAGCGGTGGCGCGCGGATGCGCTGTCCAGGCCCGCTCGCGAGCGGGCCTGGACAGCGCCGGCCCGATTCGAGGCAGTGCTGGTCACCGCAGCGATGGACGAGGCGAGCAAGAGCGCCTGGTGCCGGGAGAACGGCGTGTATCCGCAGGAGCTCGAGCAATGGCGCACGGCGGCCACACAGGCGCTGGCCGACCCCGAAGACGCGGCGCGCACCAGCCACCGGGAACAGAAGGCCGACCGGCGTCGCATCAAGGACCTCGAGCGCGACCTGCGCCGCAAGGAGAAGGCCTTGGCCGAAGCCGCCGCGCTGCTGGTGCTGT TCAAAAAAGCTCGAGGTGATCTTTCCAACGGACAAGGACGAGGACGCATGATCGGCCTGGAAGATCGCCAAACGATGGTCCGCCACATCGAGACTGCTCACGCAGCCGGTGCGCGCTTGCGCCCGGCGTGTGAGCTCGCTGGCATCACCGTGCGTACCCTGCAACGCTGGAAGGCCGAGGACGGCCTGCAGGTCGGAGACCGCCGGCCTCTGGCCGAGCGCCCGACGCCCGCGCATGCGCTCACCGACGAGGAGCGCGCCCGCGTCCTGGCGGTGGCCAACGAGCCGCGTTTCGCCGATCAGCCGCCGGCGCGCATCGTGCCGGCGCTGGCCGACGAAGGCGTCTATATCGCCAGCGAATCGAGCTTCCAGCGCGTGCTGCGCGCCCACGGGCAAACTCGTCACCGGGGTCGCGCCCGGGCGCCCCAGCGCTCGCGCACGCCGACCACGCATGTGGCCACCGCGCCCGGCCAGGTCTGGTGCTGGGACATGACCTATCTGCCCACGCAGGTGCAGGGGCGCTGGTTCTATCTCTACCTGATCCAGGACCTCTACAGCCGCAAGATCGTCGGCTGGGAGATCCACGACGCCGATGACGCTGACCATGCGGTGAGCCTGCTCAAGCGCACCGCGCTCTCCGAAGGCGTCCACGCGATGATCGACAAACCCGTGCTTCACGGCGACAACGGCAGCACGCTCAAAGCCACCACGGTGCTCGCGATGCTGCACTGGCTGGGCGTCAAACCGTCGTACTCGCGCCCGCGCGTCTCCGACGACAACGCCTACGTGGAGTCGCTCTTCAAGACGGCGAAGTACCGCCCCGAATTCCCGGCGCGCGGCTTCGCCACCCTGGAAGACGCCCGCCTCTGGGGACACGACTTCGTGCGCTGGTACAACTTCGAGCACCGCCACAGCGGCATCCGCTACGTCACGCCGGCGCAGCGACACGCGCTGGAGGATCGGGCGATCCTGGCTGCACGCCATCAGACGTATCTCCAGGCCCGCGAGCGCCACCCCGCACGCTGGTCCCGTGGGACACGCGACTGGACCCCGATCGGCGCGGTCACGCTCAATCCGGAGCGCGACGCGGTCGTACGCGACCACTTGCATGCTGAAGACATAGGGCGGTTGGTTGCATGA
- the dnaN gene encoding DNA polymerase III subunit beta gives MLLLTTTRDALLAPLQSVAGIVEKRHTLPILSNVLIEKHGDQLTLLATDIEIQIRTTTAGHIGGEDASITVAARKLQDILRAVPEGDVTVMLDDKRLTVKAGRSRFALQTLPAADYPRMNPPDGDATHFSVSQKSFKRQLAQVAYAMAQQDIRYYLNGLLLIASGSELRMVATDGHRLAFASNPLAGDVPHTEVILPRKTVMELARQLADSEDPLEVILAGNQVVFRFGPIELVSKLIDGKFPDYERVIPQNHPKLLTFERMPLLATLSRVAILTNEKFRGVRLVLGDGSLKIVSTNAEQEEALEELEVDYHDDPLDIGFNVTYLLDVLNNVTSDTIEWRFNDGNSSALVTLPGNATFKYVVMPMRI, from the coding sequence ATGCTTCTGCTCACCACCACCCGCGACGCGCTCCTCGCCCCGCTGCAGTCGGTCGCCGGCATCGTCGAAAAACGCCACACCCTGCCGATCCTGTCGAACGTGCTGATCGAGAAGCACGGCGACCAACTGACGCTGCTCGCGACCGACATCGAGATCCAGATCCGCACCACCACGGCCGGACACATCGGCGGCGAGGACGCATCGATCACCGTCGCTGCGAGGAAGCTGCAGGACATCCTGCGCGCAGTGCCCGAAGGCGACGTGACGGTCATGCTGGACGACAAGCGCCTGACCGTGAAAGCGGGGCGCAGCCGCTTCGCGCTGCAGACGTTGCCGGCCGCCGACTACCCGCGCATGAACCCGCCCGACGGCGACGCGACGCACTTCTCGGTGAGCCAGAAAAGCTTCAAGCGCCAGCTCGCCCAGGTCGCCTACGCGATGGCGCAGCAGGACATCCGTTATTACCTCAACGGCCTGCTGCTGATCGCCAGCGGCAGCGAGCTGCGCATGGTGGCGACCGACGGCCACCGCCTGGCGTTCGCGTCGAACCCGCTCGCTGGCGACGTCCCGCATACGGAAGTGATCCTGCCGCGCAAGACCGTCATGGAGCTTGCCCGCCAGCTCGCCGACAGCGAGGATCCGCTCGAAGTGATCCTCGCCGGCAACCAGGTCGTGTTCCGCTTCGGCCCGATCGAACTGGTGTCGAAGCTGATCGACGGCAAGTTCCCCGACTACGAGCGCGTGATCCCGCAGAACCACCCGAAGCTGCTGACTTTCGAGCGCATGCCGCTGCTGGCGACGCTGTCGCGCGTCGCGATCCTGACCAACGAGAAGTTCCGCGGCGTGCGCCTCGTGCTCGGCGACGGCAGCCTGAAGATCGTCAGCACGAACGCTGAACAGGAAGAAGCCCTCGAAGAGCTCGAAGTCGATTACCACGACGACCCGCTCGACATCGGCTTCAACGTCACCTATCTGCTCGACGTGCTGAATAACGTTACCAGCGACACGATCGAATGGCGCTTCAACGACGGCAACTCGAGCGCGCTCGTGACGCTGCCCGGCAACGCCACGTTCAAGTACGTCGTCATGCCGATGCGGATCTGA
- the rnpA gene encoding ribonuclease P protein component, which produces MQRAVTVSPFEVSSRPGVDQRFLDAYRLRKTDEYSSVFAFRRAFKGRFFIAHYRPNELGTARLGVVIAKKLAKRANVRNLLKRIVREQFRKARPALAHHDLVVRLHVPVKMATRAMINDDVVNLLGRFRE; this is translated from the coding sequence GTGCAAAGGGCCGTCACCGTCTCGCCGTTTGAGGTGAGCAGCCGGCCGGGCGTTGACCAGCGATTCCTCGACGCCTACAGGTTACGAAAAACGGATGAGTACTCATCCGTTTTTGCTTTTCGGCGGGCGTTCAAGGGGCGGTTTTTCATTGCCCACTATCGCCCCAACGAACTCGGGACGGCGCGCCTTGGAGTTGTCATCGCGAAGAAGCTCGCGAAACGGGCCAACGTGCGCAATCTGCTGAAACGCATCGTGCGCGAACAGTTCCGCAAGGCGCGGCCGGCGCTTGCGCACCACGATCTCGTCGTGCGCCTGCATGTGCCGGTGAAGATGGCGACGCGCGCGATGATCAACGACGATGTCGTGAATCTGCTCGGGCGGTTTCGCGAATGA